Proteins encoded within one genomic window of Corvus hawaiiensis isolate bCorHaw1 chromosome 9, bCorHaw1.pri.cur, whole genome shotgun sequence:
- the NUF2 gene encoding kinetochore protein Nuf2: protein METMTFPRYSPDDIISYLRSHILEGAEARNLVKGDVFGNTKLDILHLIYMRILQKVYGIRPEHFFMMPVNIDIMYPQIYEGFLPVCNLYIHMEHLLPMCRINDFQIADILNPKTKRTVRFLSGILNFVNFQEFRREVYLELQLNYKSAMEKHQQLEAVNREAAMKLEKLNTVPVEHQAEVKQLTESIRELEQLLRQDCRRKQTALQEVISQKKTDIAESTRKLNELKVTMATLKEEQEQLKSKIVESPEELKNSKELMKETVKKLKRSKQEVIEKYEGYRDLVEVLPSCQLEVQSYQKKMEGHGANVERLASILSEVRNLEDQIESAQVELKKAKTDEMSLKRMVTAKHERLSTAEIKIKKMREDVEQHKCTVPEHFNKVQEKRGAVYDKVMAIRKEIKQMKGEIEQLKEDAEEKAMKAKEIHLIWKAILEKCHESLLKAVKSYAASRAEKVDEIRRGLFSIQSSGSSS, encoded by the exons ATGGAGACTATGACCTTCCCCCGCTACAGCCCCGACGACATCATCAGTTACCTCCGCTCGCACATCCTGGAGGGCGCCGAGGCCCGGAACCTGGTTAAGGGCGACGTGTTCGGCAACACCAAG CTTGACATTTTACACCTGATTTACATGAGAATCCTGCAGAAAGTGTATGGGATCCGCCCGGAGCACTTCTTCATG ATGCCAGTCAACATTGACATAATGTACCCACAGATCTATGAAGGCTTTCTACCTGTCTGTAATTTGTATATTCACAT gGAGCACTTGCTGCCAATGTGCCGGATTAATGACTTTCAAATTGCTGATATTTTAAACCCAA aaacaaagagaaCTGTTCGCTTCTTGAGTGGCATCCTCAACTTTGTCAACTTCCAGGAATTCCGGCGTGAGGTATACTTGGAGCTACAACTGAACTAT AAATCAGCTATGGAGAAACACCAACAACTGGAGGCTGTGAATCGGGAGGCAGCAATGAAACTGGAGAAACTGAA caCAGTCCCAGTTGAACACCAGGCAGAGGTCAAACAGCTCACAGAGAGCATtcgggagctggagcagctgctaaGGCAGGACTGTCGTCGGAAACAA ACAGCTTTGCAAGAAGTGATTTCTCAGAAGAAGACGGATATTGCTGAGAGCACCCGAAAACTG AATGAGCTTAAAGTGACTATGGCTACTTTGAAAGAAGAACAAGAGCAGCTGAAATCCAAAATTGTGGAGAGTccagaagaactgaaaaattcCAAAGAACTGATGAAAGAGACTGTTAAGAAATTGAAGAGATCTAAG cAAGAAGTTATTGAGAAATATGAAGGTTACAGAGACCTAGTTGAGGTTCTGCCATCATGCCAACTGGAGGTGCAGTCATACCAAAAGAAGATGGAAGGACATGGAGCAAATGTGGAGAGACTGGCCAGTATATTATCAGAG GTCAGAAATCTGGAGGACCAAATTGAGAGTGCTCAGGTAGAGCTGAAAAAGGCCAAGACAGATGAAATGTCATTAAAGAGAATGGTCACTGCAAAACATGAGAGACTTTCTACAGCTGAGATAAAGATTAAAAAGATGCGTGAAGATGTTGAGCAGCACAAGTGCACTGTGCCTGA ACATTTTAACAAAGTCCAGGAGAAGAGGGGTGCTGTATATGACAAAGTGATGGCCATCCGCAAGGAAATCAAGCAGATGAAGGGCGAAAttgagcagctgaaggaggatgctgaagaaaaagcaatgaaagccaag GAAATACACCTAATTTGGAAGGCTATATTGGAGAAGTGTCATGAATCTCTCCTTAAGGCAGTAAAGAGTTATGCAGCCTCAAGAGCAGAAAAAGTTGATGAAATAAGGAGAGGGCTGTTCAGCATTCAGTCTTCTGGAAGTAGTTCTTAA